One segment of Setaria viridis chromosome 4, Setaria_viridis_v4.0, whole genome shotgun sequence DNA contains the following:
- the LOC117852464 gene encoding uncharacterized protein produces MEGDGPLPTAPPSPTTYPIPALAAPSAPKRKAQRRLGLPPPPSTDGSGTSVAGGEEGSGVKPTRKRPPRDPSLATAARKSRTAAAGRPPLQVSPAPPELASPAYSTQANASPAPSAASPIAPTATMPVAQEVLGEMPPNVDDESFLNMMDGQTFGNTACYVDANLFDAIDDEIGSDADGELTKKKGSRGVNFSIA; encoded by the exons ATGGAAGGGGACGGGCCCCTTCCCACGGCTCCTCCGTCGCCCACCACCTACCCTATCCCGGCGCTGGCCGCCCCCTCTGCCCCCAAGCGGAAGGCGCAGCGGCGCCTCGGGCTTCCGCCGCCTCCATCGACGGACGGCTCCGGCACGTCcgtggccggcggggaggaagggTCCGGGGTCAAGCCGACGAGGAAGAGGCCGCCCCGCGACCCCTCTTTGGCCACAGCCGCGCGTAAGTCGCggactgccgccgccggtcgacCTCCGCTCCAAGTTTCGCCGGCGCCTCCTGAACTTGCTTCCCCGGCCTATTCAACTCAAGCCAACGCCTCCCCGGCTCCAAGCGCCGCCTCCCCAATTGCTCCAACAGCCACCATGCCCGTTGCACAGGAGGTGCTCGGTGAAATGCCTCCAAA TGTGGATGATGAGTCTTTTCTCAACATGATGGATGGGCAAACCTTTGGAAACACTGCTTGTTATGTGGATGCAAACCTATTTGATGCAATTGATGATGAAATTGGCTCGGATGCTGATGGTGAATTGACCAAAAAGAAGGGTTCGAGGGGAGTCAATTTCAGCATTGCTTAG
- the LOC117854192 gene encoding probable galacturonosyltransferase 9, with product MAGGRAFRPSAPRRAAFAALLTLLLLAALSFLLSSGPASSARSSAPPSARLAAVRRHAADHAAVLAAYAAHARKLKEASAAQSLSFSSLSSDLSALSARLAAHLSSSSLPEDALRPLEKEARERIKFARSLAADAKEGFDTQSKIQKLSDTVFAVGEHLARARRTGRMSSRIAAGSTPKSLHCLAMRLLEARLANPSAFADEPEASPEFDDPALYHYAVFSDNVLAVSVVVASAARAAADPSRHVFHVVTAPMYLPAFRVWFSRRPPPLGVHVQLLDYSDFLFLNTTNSPVIRQIEGGNRDVVLLDYLRFYLPDMFPGLRRVVLLEDDVVVQKDLAALWQVDLDGKVNGAVEMCFGGFRRYRKYLNFTQPIVRDRFNPGACAWAYGVNVFDLEAWRRDGCTELFHQYMEMNEDGELWDPTSVLTAGLMSFYGNTKALDKSWHVMGLGYNPSISPEAIRSAAVIHFDGNMKPWLDVALNQYKALWTKHVDTEMEFLTLCNFGL from the exons atggccggcggccgcgcgttccggccgtccgcgccgcgccgcgcggcgttCGCGGCGCTTCTcacgctgctcctcctcgcggccctctccttcctcctctcctccgggCCGGCCTCCTCGGCCCGCTCCTCGGCCCCGCCGTCCGCGCGCcttgccgccgtccgccgccacgcGGCCGACCACGCGGCGGTCCTGGCCGCCTACGCCGCGCACGCGCGGAAGCTCAAGGAGGCGTCAGCGGCGCAGTCGCTGTCGTTCTCGTCCCTCTCCTCCGACCTCTCCGCGCTCTccgcccgcctcgccgcccacctctcctcctcctccctccccgagGACGCGCTCAGGCCCCTCGAGAAGGAGGCCCGCGAGCGCATCAAGTTCGCGCgctccctcgccgccgacgccaagGAGGGGTTCGACACCCAGTCCAAGATCCAGAAGCTCTCCGACACCGTCTTCGCCGTCGGCGAGcacctcgcgcgcgcgcgccgcacgGGCCGCATGTCCTCCCGCATTGCCGCGGGCTCCACCCCCAAGTCGCTCCACTGCCTCGCCATGCGCCTCCTCGAGGCCCGTCTCGCCAACCCGTCCGCTTTCGCCGACGAACCCGAGGCGTCCCCCGAGTTCGACGACCCCGCGCTGTACCACTACGCCGTCTTCTCCGACAATGTGCTCGCCGTCTCCGTCGTGGTGGCCTCTGCCGCGCGTGCCGCGGCCGACCCCTCGCGCCACGTCTTTCACGTGGTCACGGCGCCCATGTACCTGCCTGCATTCCGCGTTTGGTtttcgcgccgcccgccgccgctcggcgtgCACGTCCAGCTCCTTGACTACTCCGACTTCCTGTTCCTCAACACCACCAACTCGCCAGTGATTAGGCAGATCGAGGGCGGCAACAGGGATGTCGTGTTGCTGGATTACCTGAGGTTCTACCTCCCAGATATGTTCCCTGGGCTGCGGAGGGTAGTGCTTTTGGAGGACGATGTGGTGGTGCAGAAGGATTTGGCGGCACTTTGGCAGGTTGACTTGGATGGAAAGGTGAATGGTGCCGTTGAGATGTGCTTTGGGGGTTTCAGGAGGTATAGAAAGTACCTCAACTTCACCCAACCCATTGTGCGGGATCGGTTCAATCCCGGTGCCTGTGCATGGGCATACGGTGTAAATGTGTTTGATCTTGAGGCATGGCGGCGGGATGGCTGCACAGAATTGTTCCATCAGTACATGGAAATG AATGAGGATGGTGAGCTATGGGATCCAACATCTGTTCTAACAGCCGGACTGATGTCATTCTATGGCAATACCAAGGCATTGGACAAGTCATGGCATGTAATGGGTCTTGGCTATAATCCAAGCATCAGCCCTGAGGCAATCCGAAGTGCTGCAGTGATACACTTCGATGGGAACATGAAGCCCTGGCTTGATGTCGCTTTGAACCAGTACAAGGCCCTGTGGACAAAGCATGTCGACACTGAAATGGAATTCCTAACCCTATGTAACTTTGGTCTTTGA
- the LOC140222553 gene encoding uncharacterized protein encodes MFKYAVSLVADNSKEKVAAKLEFFKRTLGCSESELSIAISKMPSILGISDENLTRKIEFLVNEVGMEPQYILERPVLLGYSLEKRLLPQHRVMKALQAKGLLNSNRTYFTLANMVDAFILKFIDCHQDSVPGLAAYYAKACAGDVPPEVQLLS; translated from the coding sequence ATGTTCAAGTACGCGGTGTCTTTGGTCGCCGATAATTCCAAAGAGAAGGTTGCTGCCAAGCTTGAGTTCTTTAAGAGGACTCTTGGTTGTTCTGAGTCTGAGCTTTCCATTGCAATCTCCAAGATGCCAAGTATTTTAGGAATCTCTGACGAGAATCTTACCCGCAAGATAGAGTTTCTAGTCAATGAGGTTGGAATGGAGCCACAGTACATTCTGGAAAGGCCTGTTCTGCTTGGATATAGCCTGGAAAAGCGTCTGCTCCCACAGCATAGGGTTATGAAGGCCCTGCAGGCAAAGGGATTGTTGAATAGCAATAGGACCTATTTTACATTGGCTAATATGGTGGATGCTTTCATATTGAAGTTCATTGACTGTCACCAGGACTCTGTTCCTGGTCTTGCAGCTTATTATGCCAAAGCTTGTGCTGGTGATGTGCCCCCTGAAGTCCAACTATTGtcctga
- the LOC117851391 gene encoding sphinganine C4-monooxygenase 1: protein MAFAVSDEILGTFVPIAVYWLYSGLYVVLDGLGMDDYRLHPKGEEVRNIVSKWTVVRGVLVQQAFQIAVSLLLFTVLGDESGTVRKQPSALVIALQFIIAMFVMDTWQYFMHRYMHINKFLYKHVHSKHHTLVVPYAFGALYNHPLEGLILDTIGGALSFLISGMTPRTGIFFFSFATIKTVDDHCGLWLPGNILHLFFSNNSAYHDIHHQLYGNKYNFSQPFFVMWDKILGTYMPYTLETRKGGGYEARPVKLNQAQQTSKTD from the exons ATGGCATTCGCGGTCTCCGACGAGATTCTGGGCACATTCGTGCCGATTGCGGTGTACTGGCTCTACTCGGGGCTGTACGTTGTGCTTGACGGGCTGGGCATGGACGACTACCGGCTCCACCCCAAGGGGGAGGAGGTCAGGAACATTGTTTCCAAGTGGACAGTCGTCAGGGGCGTCCTCGTCCAGCAGGCGTTCCAAATCGCCGTCTCACTGCTCCTCTTCACG GTTCTTGGTGATGAGAGTGGAACTGTGAGGAAGCAACCTTCCGCTCTGGTAATAGCTTTGCAATTTATCATCGCAATGTTCGTCATGGACACATGGCAATACTTCATGCACAGATACATGCACATTAACAAATTCCTGTACAAGCACGTCCACTCCAAGCATCACACTCTTGTTGTCCCTTACGCCTTTGGAGCTCTCTACAACCACCCGCTGGAGGGACTCATCCTGGACACCATCGGGGGTGCGCTCTCGTTCCTCATCTCCGGTATGACCCCAAGGACAGGCatattcttcttctccttcgcgACCATCAAGACCGTCGATGACCACTGCGGGCTCTGGCTACCCGGGAACATcctccatctcttcttcagcaaCAACAGCGCTTACCATGATATCCACCACCAGCTCTATGGCAACAAGTACAACTTCTCGCAGCCCTTCTTCGTCATGTGGGACAAGATCCTCGGAACATACATGCCTTACACTCTCGAGACCCGCAAGGGAGGCGGGTACGAGGCGCGCCCGGTCAAGCTCAACCAAGCACAGCAGACCAGCAAGACTGATTAA
- the LOC117852319 gene encoding uncharacterized protein, whose protein sequence is MVKKPNGVAKATAASAGAAAGPSKANPSTPGSAKTSKFKKRRVRANHDKAAAAAAAVDEAASVGAGTAGGDASASAVLPQPSHVAEASPGAQMPKSATVAEASPVAQTPKPASDAEGSEPAPAPATAEASASGAKLKPKPADADAVAASAASKGKGVGADNRGGDGRMKSRRERARNGKGKEVDEDGGSKGKGRKAVGKKEERGDIAGFIFMCNAKTKQECYKNLLFGLPSGKIGMVKKIRPGARLFLYDFDLKLLYGVYKAASHGGLNLVPEAFDGKFPAQVKFKIDKDCLPLTESSIKQAIKENYSARSKFDPELTARQVHRLLALFKPANAPQPAPNNHREGRRHREERRHREERRQPYHFEERWPSLPIEEVCQPRFDEERRPAVIRVPLEDPYRAPRFAPLPVESELGHSLARGDHNRYYQPALAPEPRHIPLTLEHHHVPSVPELRHVPAAYYHTLAPSSDSYYRSAENLAPERYADRTVAEITTRDTIIPRDYTRVPGEISSRTDRLEDLYHTRSIAARGAHVEELYPPGEFAARADRVGITTRADHLEDLYRSDRLATRAVDPLPRSTYYTAAYETHPAYAETSARPVSARANGPGVPVSSLYSFGGGPAYR, encoded by the exons ATGGTGAAGAAGCCCAACGGCGTTGCCAAGGCCACTGCGGCCtctgccggcgcggcggccggaccATCCAAGGCGAATCCGTCTACCCCTGGGTCGGCCAAGACCTCGAAGTTTAAGAAGCGGAGGGTCAGGGCCAACCACGACAAGGCagcggccgccgctgcagccgtTGACGAGGCCGCCTCGGTGGGCGCAGGCACTGCTGGTGGCGATGCATCTGCATCCGCGGTCTTACCGCAGCCATCCCATGTTGCTGAGGCATCACCTGGGGCCCAAATGCCAAAGTCAGCCACTGTTGCTGAGGCATCACCTGTGGCACAGACGCCTAAGCCAGCCAGTGATGCTGAAGGATCTGAGCCTGCACCAGCGCCAGCCACTGCTGAAGCATCAGCTTCGGGGGCAAAGCTGAAGCCAAAACCAGCTGACGCTGATGCTGTGGCTGCGTCTGCCGCAAGCAAGGGCAAGGGCGTGGGTGCTGATAATAGAGGTGGTGATGGCAGGATGAAGAGCAGAAGAGAGAGGGCTAGGAATGGCAAGGGGAAGGAGGTTGATGAAGATGGAGGAAGTAAGGGAAAGGGGAGGAAGGCTGTGggcaagaaggaagaaaggggtGATATAGCAGGGTTCATATTCATGTGCAATGCGAAGACTAAGCAGGAGTGCTACAAGAACCTCTTGTTCGGGCTACCCAGTGGGAAGATTGGAATGGTCAAGAAAATCAGGCCAGGGGCAAGGCTATTCCTGTATGATTTTGACTTGAAGCTTCTGTATGGTGTGTACAAGGCAGCATCACATGGTGGGCTGAACCTTGTTCCAGAAGCCTTTGATGGGAAGTTCCCAGCACAG GTTAAGTTTAAGATTGATAAAGATTGCCTTCCTCTCACTGAGAGTAGTATCAAGCAAGCTATTAAGGAGAATTACAGTGCAAGGAGCAAATTTGACCCGGAGCTCACTGCAAGACAA GTCCATAGGCTACTTGCGCTGTTTAAGCCTGCCAATGCACCTCAGCCTGCACCAAATAATCACCGTGAAGGAAGGCGCCACCGTGAAGAAAGGCGCCACCGTGAAGAACGAAGGCAACCATATCATTTTGAAGAAAGGTGGCCTTCATTGCCTATTGAAGAAGTGTGTCAGCCAAGGTTTGATGAGGAAAGGCGCCCTGCAGTTATACGTGTTCCTCTTGAGGATCCATATAGGGCACCACGCTTTGCTCCACTTCCTGTGGAGTCTGAGCTTGGCCATTCTTTGGCTAGGGGTGATCACAACAGATATTATCAACCAGCACTTGCACCTGAGCCTCGACACATTCCTCTAACTCTAGAGCATCACCATGTGCCTTCTGTGCCAGAGCTTCGACATGTCCCAGCTGCATATTACCATACTTTGGCTCCATCCAGTGATTCATACTATCGATCTGCAGAGAATCTGGCACCTGAGCG ATATGCTGACAGAACTGTAGCTGAAATAACCACTAGGGATACAATCATTCCTAGGGATTACACAAGAGTGCCAGGTGAGATATCTTCCCGCACAGATCGCTTGGAGGATCTCTATCATACTAGGAGCATTGCTGCTCGTGGTGCACATGTGGAGGAGCTGTACCCTCCAGGGGAGTTTGCTGCTCGTGCTGACCGTGTGGGGATCACCACTCGAGCTGATCATCTGGAGGACCTCTACCGTTCTGACCGACTTGCTACCCGGGCTGTGGACCCCCTGCCCCGTTCAACCTATTATACAGCTGCTTACGAGACTCACCCTGCTTATGCTGAAACAAGCGCAAGGCCTGTCTCTGCAAGGGCTAATGGACCCGGTGTCCCAGTTTCATCACTCTATTCCTTTGGTGGTGGGCCAGCGTACCGCTGA